The DNA sequence CCCACAATGTTGATGCTAACAGAAGAGGTATGCCTTGTAAATAGTATTTGGGGAAACAGGGCTAAAATGCCTCCCTTAAAATGTACTCTTACATATATATGGTACATATTATCACAAGGAAGTTTTTTGAAGTAATAAAATTTAACTCTTTGACTATGATAATCGAAAAGTGATATTTCTATATTAGGAGGTAAAACATGTTTGGTCTTGGTATGCCTGAGCTTATAGTAATAATGGTTATAGTCCTGATTATCTTTGGGGCAGGCAAGCTTCCAGAAATAGGAGGGGCAATCGGGAAGGGTATAAAGAGTTTTAAAAAATCAATGAAAGAACCCGATGAGATAGACATTACACCAAAAGATGACAAGGATAAAGAAACACCCGAGAAACAGTGAATAGCAGTTAGTAAAAGACTATTCACTTCGCGGCCTTCACCAATTTAAGACTTTAACACTTGATAACTTCTCTATATAAGAATAAAATTCTCCCATGGAAATCCTGAACGGTTTTGAACCG is a window from the Pseudomonadota bacterium genome containing:
- a CDS encoding twin-arginine translocase TatA/TatE family subunit, which codes for MFGLGMPELIVIMVIVLIIFGAGKLPEIGGAIGKGIKSFKKSMKEPDEIDITPKDDKDKETPEKQ